DNA sequence from the Thiobacillus sp. SCUT-2 genome:
CTTTTGTATTGGCCGGGATTTCGGTAGGCTTCGGGCTGGTCATCCGGAACCCGACTTCATGCATTTCACGCCCGCAACCTTCCGCGCCTGGCCCAACAAGCGCGTCACCCTGCTCGGCATGTCCGGCGTCGGCAAGACGCACATCTCGTCGATGCTGCGCGGCCACGACTGGTTCCATTTTTCCGGCGACTACCGCATCGGCACCCGCTACCTCGACGAGCCGATCCTGGATCTCATCAAGCAGCAGGCGATGCAGGTGCCGTTCCTGCGCGACCTCTTGCGGCGCGACTGGATCGACATCAAGAACAACATCAAGATCCACGACCTGGGCCCGGTGCTGACCTTCGTCGGCAAGCTCGGCGGACCGGAGTGGGGCGGCCTCTCCCTCGACGAGTTCTCGCGCCGCCAGGCGGCCTACCGCGAGGCCGAGATCGCCGCCATGCGCGACGTCCCGGGCTTCATCCGCAAGGGACAGGAGATCTACGGCTACCCGCATTTCGTCAACGACGTTGGCGGCAGCCTGTGCGAACTCGACGAACCCGGGGTGATCGAGCTGCTCGCCGAGCACACGCTGATCCTCTACATCCAGACGACCACGCGCGAGGAGGAGGAGACGCTGATCCGCCGCGCGCAGTCCGACCCCAAGCCGCTCTACTTCCGGCCGGCTTTCCTCGCCGAGCACCTGCCGCGCTACCTGCAGGAGAAGGGCCTCGAATTCATCGCGCAGATCGAGCCGGACGACTTCGCGCGCTGGGTGTTCCCGCACCTGTTCCACTCCCGCATCCCGCGC
Encoded proteins:
- a CDS encoding ATPase, with amino-acid sequence MHFTPATFRAWPNKRVTLLGMSGVGKTHISSMLRGHDWFHFSGDYRIGTRYLDEPILDLIKQQAMQVPFLRDLLRRDWIDIKNNIKIHDLGPVLTFVGKLGGPEWGGLSLDEFSRRQAAYREAEIAAMRDVPGFIRKGQEIYGYPHFVNDVGGSLCELDEPGVIELLAEHTLILYIQTTTREEEETLIRRAQSDPKPLYFRPAFLAEHLPRYLQEKGLEFIAQIEPDDFARWVFPHLFHSRIPRYEAIAGPHGYTVTSHEVAQVRDEHDFLALLETAIARKGS